The genomic DNA TCAACTTACATTTTCCGTGTTAACACTGTGTTAGTAATAATCGGGTAAGAAATGAATTttatcgaaaacaaaaatttttattgtttatggcattttgcaaaaatttttttattcattattcaGAAAAAACGTTCAAAAATTTTGTCCAATGTCATACTTATTAACTGAAATAGCTCTTGAAATGCTTGGATATAAGTTTTATGATATCGATGGTAATTTCGGTCCTactaattttcaacaaattacTGCTGGACAACAGTGTCAGACGGAAGAAATATACGCTGAATCATTGCAAGCTGTTATGGTGCTAGATacggaaaatgaaaataatactaATACCCCTAATGACGCGAAGTATGATGAATATACAAAAACGGATAATTTCTCCGATATAgtagaaaaaaattgtgaacaagTACGGACGTTCTCAGCAGGCTTGAAGAAGCTTTTGAATCTTGAATATGACCGACTTCGAAGTCAGGTTAAACAGACAATGAAACATGAAGTTGTTCATATTGTTGATGCAAACGGGGATAGGTTACAAGAAGAAAATAGTTCTGAGGAtgggttgaaaatatttatacgcaAAGAGAAAGAGACATTAAAATCCGAAGCTCGTACTCTTAAATCTTTTCGTAATTTGGTGGAAAAAAGCACAGTGAAAATGAATCCGGATGTTTTCAGGCAATATGAGAGAGTATTTATTGGTAGTAATAAATAAGTCGAGTAGTTTTTCAGTGGTTTTAGTCAATTTAAtatgagttttatttattatattgtttcgAGAATTCATGTCCTAACccatatatttacaataatgcGTACATCCATGTCTACGTATAGATACGCTTTTGAAAAGCTTAATCGGACAGCTCTAAAAGAATATACTGTGGGTGTATACTTGTTGAATACTTATTCGCACTAAATATAATTGTAGAAAatagtattaaattaaataaatcatttaTTCCCATTGCTTTTAATTTCAAAGTATACATTAAgggtttttttttggaaatacagTAAATACTGGATACCATTGTATAAATCATAAGATTTTCACTAGTTCACACGCAAAAAcgttggtacgggttgccacaAATCTATTACTAAATCACTCTTGTAACGGGTTGCCTACTAATATTCAACTACTTAAACGTCCAAATGTCTCAAATCTGATCCGATATGTTACCGTgttgtcttttaaaaatttataactttaacactaaaactacgaagatttaccatatacctatttcaaataAGTCTCTCTCTCtcggaaaattaataaaaatcatgacattaatgtcaaatattaaataggaatgaagataaatagatatataagATAGAGTATAAATAAATCATGCAACCTGTTATTTTGACCAGTTCGTGGTTCTAGTGTATAGTATTACTGTTCATGAATTGTAcccgattttttatatatatatttgttatataataaaagaagattgttttttcatatatttgctaacgaatacaattgaattgtatatggttatatatatatatttattatggtttttatttaaggtgattatttcgatttatattgttaatgtagtTACCATCCTTGAAGTGTACCtgaattgatatatatatatatttttatactctcgcaacctgttgctacagagtataatagttttgttcacctaacggttgtttgtatcacctaaaattaatcgagttagatatagggttatatatatataaatgatcaggatgaagagacgagttgaaatccgggtgactgtctgtccgtccgtccgtctgtccgtccgtccgtgcaagctctaacttgagtaaaaattgagatatctttatgaaacttggtagacatgtttcatggtaccgtgagacggttggtattgcagatgggcgtaatcggaccactgccacgcccacaaaacgccaatcatcaaaaacaaacaaacaacttgccataactaagctccgcaataagatacaagactgttatttggtacacaggatcatttgcagttaaaatttttttttaaaaagtgggcgtggtcccgcctctaataggtttaatgtgcatatctcctaaaccgctaatgctataataacaaaattcactggaagcaaatgtttttagcacttctattgacggtgtaaaaatagttgaaatcgggtggcaactccgcccactccccatataacggtactgttaaaaactactaaaagcgcgataaatcaagcactaaacacgccagagacattaaattttatctctgagatggtataagatgactttataggaaccgcgttcaaaattagacagtgggcgtggcacagcccacttttaggtgaaaacccatatcttgagatctgcttaaccgatttcaaccaaattcggtgcgtaacgttcttttcatgtttctatgtcatagtgcgaaaatgggcgaaatcggattacaaccacgcctattttccatatgacaccattttaaataccacttgattctttcactttccactatgcaaatcaagcaacaatgattatatcggcgtaaaactttgcgtgaataatacgtttaaagtatgccaccttgtgaccaaaaattcgctaaatcgaaccaaaactgttcaagcccctaggtactgaatatgtggaccccagtacctatagttgaccttctaccgaaagtatcagtcaatccacaaagaaatctcacacgagtgtaccatttgactttgcgagagtataaaatgttcggttacatccgaacttagcccttccttacttgttttctagttatatttgttataaaaagaAGATTGATTTAggactgtatatattatatatgtgaatataggCTCACTGGGGAACCAAACACCCAAAAAAGAACGTGTCTACATTGCatctcagaggtggtgaggaaaggcaataaatatgatataaacttttgtttcgaaaacagttttgaaagttttcattaatgttttccattACAAATATCTGTTCACAAAAAAGGTTATTAAACTACATTCCTTTGAATTGtatctctgtgtcaaaaaatacaaatttcgatCAAGTGTTCTCAGCTGTTAAAAACACATTAGAAAACAATTGATTCTTTTGTTACTTGCAGTTGCATGAAACTGCTAAAAACCGCGCATTTGAAATTTACGCGGGATTACTAAAATGATCGATTTCTATTAAGGGCATCTCAAAACAATTAAGGATTACTAATAATCTGAACTGCTAGCAATATTGCCATGAAGACTGCACATCGCTAATttttagcaattgatgtctaaaAACATTTCCTGCTTTACATTGCTAGCAATGAGCTGTCATTTTGGTGGTTTGACAGAGCTGTTTTCATTTGcacacaaattttaaatagaCAACATGTACATGAATAGCTCGGTTGCATGATgtcagcaaaaataaaataccaatgttttaaatttcgttgctaaaacataattatttgaaaatggccaataatctgaagattccacaactgaaaaaggagctggagcaacgtggtttggcgacaaatggattaaagattgaattacaatcacggttgcgggaggccatggaggcggaaaacattaatgttgaggaatatgtatttcaattttaattagagGAAGACATCACGAAGATAAAAGAAAAGGAAgtggctcaatgctcgtcaaagatggtggaCATACACATGATTTTTGCTATAATATCGTAGGTGGGAAAGAGCGTATATCACAGATGTTATCAAAGCAGTTGAAAGAGCAGTTCGCAGTGAAAGAAGCTTCTATACCAGCATAAGTGTCCCgacagtcggaagaggaggaagtgtaagtaccagtacaagggtcctcacagtcgaaagagctagACGTGCGTATGTCaacgcaggtgtcctcacagccacggatgactctttgcaaaaaatccaaaattgcAAGGTGTAATGCATGAAGTAGAGTGGAACAAATGCACGACGAGTGGAGAAGTtactacaggaaggccagtcgCAAAAGCATATTGGCCATAGCGGGGCAGTTTAAAGTTGGtgtgtggctgcttgcatcgagtgtGAAAGGACGAAAGTGCCCAAatcttccgagtacttatggttgttccgaagtttagaattcctgaagttcataacgtgcagtacaaaggtCCTTGAGAATCACGAAAACCttcgaaaaaattaagtaaaggtTTTATTTGTCTGCTGCTACCATCGTTTTACGTGCACTTATTTTATACGTTTGAATTCTGTCCGCCATAAAAACCATTTATGATGGAGGTTCTTcggtattataatataatatattatataataataataataatatacaaatatataatataataataataataatatacaaataaataatataataataataataatatacaaatatataaataaatataatataagagaaAGTTGTAACTAAGTATTCCAAATCGAATCGGATCGAATACTGACATACGATGCTTAGAAATTCACGTTTTCTTGGCGGGCGAAACTGCTTTCCTAATATGGTGAAAGTTGAATTGAAATTCGAATGAGTCTGACAATGTTTTCCATCTCGGGTTTTGGCTTTTAAAATTCACGGATCGGTTTTTGATTATGACATTGTTTCTAACTCTTcacagttttatataaaaaaggccTCTTCGCTGGTAAAGCTAGCAACAAAGTTGTCCATGTAATGACTCTCCAATATGGCTGCGTGTGCGTAGGGGTACTGTTAACTGAAGTCCTCGGCGTTTTTGTTTCTTACGAACTCTGCTATGCAAGGCGAACATATGGCTCCGAAAATCTTAGACGTCATTACGTAGTGTTTAACTAATTAATTGAGGTTCACATCGTTGCCTAACTATTATTTGTGAAAACATTTCGTGAATGTTAGCAGCTACCGCCACTGCACCTTctcgaaatcaaaataaaatattcagcaATGATTTGGCATGTTTTCGTCCTTTGAGCATGGAATTTAACGAAACTCCCTTGACCTGTGCGATTCGCATCTTATCCGGCTTGTGTTGGTTTTGTACTGCAAAGTGTGGTAAATACCAATTAATATGAGCTCCTTTACCTTTTGGCGATTTCCTCTGTGTATTTGACGTTAAACTagatttcatttctttttaatttttgttcctATTAGACGTTTATAAGCCATATCGTAACTGTCTAAAATAGAAAGCGGCATGCTTGTCCAAAGAAGTCCACTTTAACGTTTACCTATGCGACGTGTATTTTCTATTAGCGTCTGGCGTGCTCTTCTATTTTCGTCTGACTCGATCTGCTTTAGCGGTTCACTCATTCCAAAATGCTCATTCCAAATGCTACTGTCTCCTTGGCTCGACCGACTAAGCATTTATGTAACCTCGTTAGATTCTGGCGGGGACTGTAGCGAAATGCTTCTGTTGTGTCCTTAAAGTTGGCAAAAAACAATGGTCACTCCTCTGCGCTGCCTAAAAAGAGGGAgagtgttattttttattttgaagcgcggccgtaTGTGGCCAAAGCAAAGAGGAGATCTACGCCAACGAACTGAAAACACCcctgtgttggaccgaccagggttattttgtTGAAGCGCGtgcgaaggccgccaatgcaaaaAGGAATTCTACGCGAATTgaggtattatctgttttcttTATTCCTGTTGGTTCCTTTGTAAAAAATGTAGATAAGTTAACACTGATTATTTGTTAAGTTGTGTGCCAAAcggtagaaaaattaaaattctgtcagataaaattgaaattttgacgTTTTTCGTGGGGAATCCGAATGTCAGAGTATTACCCAGCTCAAgagctaggtaaaattttgacaacttaTAAATAGGAATAAGGATACGCATTTGGGAATAAACGAATTTAAAAGAATCGCTGCATGCATAACaattatgttataaaatatgttattaattcCATTCAAAACAGAATATATACTCTAAATAAGGAAAGTTTTTGACTCCTtttgaattttgattatttagccaaaatattgcaaactaaaattaagataaaagaattaagtaaaaataatatttttgtagttgaTTAAAAGATCTtaatgtaaatgtatttatgtactatatatcaatatattatataattatatatgcacatacatatgtgtaccgaACGCAAGTAGCGTCGTAGTTGCTAAGCTACCAATTCTCAATTAGTTACAAAtcttcaaattaaattatttttttggagtttcattagtatttttattagcaagcaaattatttgcttttcatttaatttattttacgaatatatttaataatttaaataagagGACAAACTTTCAAACAACGCAATTGCGTTTGCTTTGAACTTCAActgtcaaaaattttaattttcatttatcacagtaaaatgtaaaatttgtttgcaCCATTGGACATTTTTTCACCCCCACTCGAACACAGATAAACATGTTATTGTTTGGACAGCCTTAGAATGCAATCCtattgttattgtgtgaataaaaagaattgaacaaaagttaaatattgaattaaagttatttttgcactatttaatataaagtaaatatgtgAAAACGAATAAGTGAACTGTttgtggatataaaagttaaaaagaaCGTACACATTCTGACGTCGCTTTAAATTTATGATATCTTAGAAGTTTTTTCGAGactattttttttatcgttttttcCCATAATCGTCGAATCAAACAATACGATGAGTTGGCAACCTTGAATTAtccatttttattgaaatacatccaaaaataactttttctttATTGGACGATTTTTTCGGAGAAGCTGATTctgtaaacttttttcatatattttataaagtttgtCCCATTTTTGTACttcgttaaattttttcaaatacggTTAGTTTAAATTTACGACACGATTCCGATTACTTTGACTCCACAGTTTGCTGTTGTAGCGGATATCTAATCCTCGCTTGGGTGGTAAAATTCAAGTAGGTTGTCATTGGCAGGGTGTGACTGGCAGACCCAGGAAACGTGCAGTTTCAACGGAGTCGAACCATAGGGAGAGGGTTGTTATATGAGTTGGGTTCATTGGGCCTGCAAAGAGGTAGTTAGAGTCATGCGGGAACTGACTGCACACAGGACATATATTTAGAGTTAGAGGAGTTTAATCTGCTACAATATCGAAAAAGAAGTTGCGCATGGGCTACTCTAGATTCTcggggcaactcgagctcttcgtcTACTATGGGTAGTGGTTTAACTCCAAGCACGCCACTCACTGCTTAATGGCTAAACAGTGAATATCGTTAAATGAGTGTCTGAAGTTTGTTGCCTTTGTAGTCTGTTCTGCGTACAGTTCAATGTCGTCAACGTAATCAAGCAATGACCTCTTGATACTCCTAGGAGGTGGCTCCGCTTCAATCAGACGACTGCAAGGATGATTTATTTCCTTAACTGGAAGCATACAGGCCTCACTATATAGATGTTCGTCAGGAGACGtttcactacatccaggcgatcATATCAGTGCTGCGTAGTTGATGACCGGCCGGCCGTTTGcattgtatgttgccaacaacgggTGCGTTCAAATTATGTAATAATTACAGCAGTACAGCAGCTCTGTTGCAAATCTGACACTTCGctgctgatactctgctgatgtgcagacaatAGTTTCTAGATATAGAAGTTACACAGTAGCGGGAAAATAGCtccaccctgcggaacccccttgTTAACTTTAACTTGGAATTTCGACCTCGAAATATTACGAAAGATTGACGACCGTTCAATTAATTAATGGTCCATCTCTTCACCACGGGAGCAAGCGTAATTTTTCAATGTCTTCCAGTAGCGTTATGTAATTGACAGTGTCGAAATATTTTGACAAGTCCATTCGAACTGGAGTTTTGTTGTTCAGCGTCGTCATTGGAGGTAGTTGCAGAAGCAGACTTTCGAAGCAAGGAGCAACGTATAACGCTCTCCTCTCAGGTGTGACGCGCAGGCGGGACCACGAGAAAGAGTTGCACCTGATGGATGTAATGTCCCGACGTAtttctgtttttgttataagtttTACAACATTTGCGCTTCGTCAATCTAGCTGACATATTAACTTGTGATGCTGCTCATTCTCTTTGGGATAATTGTTgattttgtagaacaatgtttgtagtttttgttggtGACAAATATACATGTGTACCAGAGAACTGCATGAGTGACTAATTTTCTCACGCAAAGTATACTTGCTTTAAATTCATCACAGTCAGATGAACAAAAAGCTTGTATGCCAGCACAAGGATCCTCACAGTCGCAAGAACAAGATAAAGTTAACGCGCCGGCAAGAAGATCCAAATTTGCTAGGTGTAGTGCATGAAGTGGAGTAAAACATATGTGCAATGAGTGgagaaattgcaaaagcaaCTAGAAGAGAGAAGAAAAGTTTAAAGTTGGTTGCTTGCACCGAGTATGGAAgagcgaagatgggcaaagctCCCGATCTATGATGATTGTTCTGAAGCTTAAAAGTCAAGGTCTAGAAGTAATGGCCACataaagcagtacaattcatgtgCGGCATTTGAGCGAATTGGTATGGATGTAGATGGTCCATTttccac from Bactrocera oleae isolate idBacOlea1 chromosome 3, idBacOlea1, whole genome shotgun sequence includes the following:
- the LOC106622024 gene encoding uncharacterized protein; the protein is MSYLLTEIALEMLGYKFYDIDGNFGPTNFQQITAGQQCQTEEIYAESLQAVMVLDTENENNTNTPNDAKYDEYTKTDNFSDIVEKNCEQVRTFSAGLKKLLNLEYDRLRSQVKQTMKHEVVHIVDANGDRLQEENSSEDGLKIFIRKEKETLKSEARTLKSFRNLVEKSTVKMNPDVFRQYERVFIGSNK